From Halorussus lipolyticus:
TGGCCCATAGAGAATGGAATGAGTTAGTTGACGCCGATTTCCTTCACGTCGCGGCTCCGCTCCTTCAGGAGGACGCGGTGCCCGCAGTACGGACAGCGAACGCCGCCGTACTCGTCGAGTTCCACGTCGCGCTTACACCGCGAACACTTGTAGCTCATTCTTCGTCTTCGCCGAGCGCGGCGCGGATGGAGCGTTTGACCGTCCGACCCGCGGGCGTCTCGGGGCGGTAGGTACCGCCCGCGTACTTGTAGCCACACTGGCCGCACTGCCAGATGCCGGTGCCCTGTCGGTCAACGGCGTCCGAGCCACAGTCGGGGCAGGTGTGGTCGTCGTTCATGTCGCTCTCGATGTCGGCGACGCGCTTGCGGGCGACGCGCCCGTATCGCGCACCGAATCGACCGGCGCTACCGGTTCGACTTTTGGTGCCTTCGGCCATAGTACTGCGAATTTACTCCGGCGCGCTGATAAAGCCTTTGAGTCGAGTCGGGCACATCGTCACTCCGGATGCGTTCGTCACTCGTCGTCGCGGAAGGGCGGGTTGAACAGTTCGTGACCGATGACCGCGAGCGAAGCTGTGAATCCGGCAATCGTGCCCGGCAATCCGGTAAGCTGGCCGACCAGTACTCCCATCCCCGAGAGGACCGGAATCGCCGCGAGGACCGCGTCGTAGTGGCTGACCATCGTGTAATTAGATATAATTACGACCCCTAAGAAGCTTGGGGCTTCGAGTTGGCAGACCTCGTTGCCCGCCGCCCCGCGAGCGACTTCGACGCCGACACCCAAAGCTACGCGGTGGATAACTCGGGTACGGTCGGCTTGAGAGCGTGGCTTCTCCTACTGTAACTCGGCCTCGGCAAGCGCGTCGTTGAGGTCGGCCCGGACTCGCTCGCCGCGCTCGCGGTCCATCGCGGTGGTGACGACCCGGTTCTCCTGCACGCTGGAACCGTCCCGCAAGAGGAGCCTCACGTTCCCGTTCTCGTCGGCGCGGGTCGCCTTGGCCCGGACGCCGGTCCGACTGCCCGACCCGCCGGCGTCGATGGGACCCGGAATGATTTTCTTGACGTGCGGGTGGCCCGCGACGGTCTGAATCGCCTTGCGGCCCGCCCGATTTCCGATGAGCGTCGAGTGGCTTCCGCCCAGTTTCTCGGCGGGCGAGGCCTCCACGACCTCCAAGGCCCGGTCGCCGCGGCGCGCGAGGACCGCCTCGACCGGGTCGTCGTCGCCGTCGCTGATTCGATAGAACGAGTGGTGGAGTTGCCCGCGTGCGGCGCGGAGGACTTGCCGGTCGCCCGCGGCGTAGACCTCCTCGGGGCGCTTGCGCCGAACCTCGTCGGCGACCCGGCCCGCGAAGTTCCGGAGTTCGACCACGCCGGCCTCGCCGCCGTCCTCGGGCGTGGTCGTGATGTCGGTCGCGCCGACGACCTCCTCGTCGTCCAGCATCGTCAGGGTCGCGTGGTCCCGGTCGAGTTCCAGCACCACGGCGTCGGCGTTGGGCGTCCGGCAGACCAGACAGTAGTCGCCCGGTCGTTCGAGCGGGGACGCGCACTGCCGACAGTCCATGGTCGGGCCTAACTCGCCGCCGGATTTAACCTCGGTGCTTTGGTTCGGCGGGGTTCACTCTCGTCGCGTGGTCTCGGTTTCGGTCGCCGCGTCGGTCCCGAACCCGACCGCTTCGCTGTCGAGGCCGGTCCCGCAGTTCTGGCAGTAACTCGCGTTGGGTGCGACCGACGCGCCGCACTCGGGGCAGGCCGCGCCGTCCCGGAGGACCCGGCGCTGAGAGTCGTTCAGGTACTTGTACGCGCCGTAGACGAGGTTGACGACCCCGAACGACCACCACCCGGTCAGGACCGCCAGAATCAGGTGGACCCCGATGCTCCCGAGGTTGCGCTTGACGAGGACCACCCGCTCGGGCGTCTCGGACTCGATTCGCCACCCGTCGGCGATGGCGTCGTCGATTTCCCGCTGGAGGCGCTCGCTTCTGTTTCCGTAGGTCATCCGAGTCAGATACGACGGCTTCGGGGATATGGTTTGAGGTTCCGCGAGAGTCTACCACACGTCAAAATGTTTCTTTAGGAATTGTATTTCTATTTGAAGGAACTGTATGTTTGTCTCTGGCCGAACTATCACGGACGGCCCGTTCGACTACGCCCACTGAATCCACCACGCGATGCCCAGTAGCATCAGGCCGATACCGAGCGCGGACGTCGCCGGTTCGGGGACGACGAACAGGACGAATCCGACGGCGATGAGTATCGTCGGTTCGATTTCCGCCGCGTAGTCCGAGATGGCCATGGTTCGGTTACTCGGCCCACGACCAAGGGGTTGTTGACCGCTCGCCGAACCGACCGCCGAGGGATTCCACCCCTAGCCCGTACTCACTCGTCGGCCGGGTCGCCCTTCATGAACTCCCGGAGGACCACCGTGGCGTAGGACCCCTTCGGGAGCGCGAAGTCGAACGTCAGGGGATTCTGCTCGATTTCGAGGTCGGTCCGGACCACGATTGCCCGCCGGGTCCCGGTCGAGTGGAACTCGCCCGGCAGGTCGAAGTCCTCGGGTGCCAGATTCAACTCGTCCAGCACCTCGCGCTCGATTTCGCCGGGTTCGCCGTCTGCCAACTCGGTCTCGGTCCCGACCAGCGGGGCGGTCACGAACGCCCGGTCCCGTTCGCAGTGGCGGGCCACCGTCTCGACCCGGCGCTCGGTCACGCGCTGTTCCCGGTCGGGGTCCGGGACGGTCACGCCGTCTACCTCCTCGGCGAAGCAGGCCACGTCGCCCGCGACCGGTCGGTCGAAGGGCAGGCCCCGCGACAGTCGCTCGCTCAGGATTCGGTTGAAGGCGAACGACTGGGCCGCGTTGACGAACAGGCGCTGGAGGTTCGAGGGGACGGCCTCCAAGGCGGTCCGGAAGTCTTCGGGCGAGTCGCCGCCTGACTCGACCAGTGAGTTCAGCATCGACCGCTCGAAGCCGAGTCGCGGGGGGATGGCGTCGAGCGCGGACTGCCAGTCGCGGGCCTCGAAGGCCTCCTCGACTTCCCTTCGGGCCTGCTGGCTCCCCTCGGGTTCGGTGTCGTAGGGGTTGCCCGCGTAGGCTCTGACGGCCTCCTCCCACTCTCTGCGGACGACATGGAGACCGACCTCGTGGGTGACGGGCCGCCGACTCCCGAACCGTTGCTGACCGAAGAAGTTCGGGACGCCGAGTGGCTCTCCCGCCCAGTCTTCGAGTTCGTCCCGAATCTCCTCGGCGTTCTCCGGGCGCTCGGGGTCGCTGACCACGATTTCGAACTCGTTGCCCGCGAGGTCCCCGAACTCCAGTCCTCGACCGGCCCGGCCCACCACCTCGATGTCGGCGTCGTAGATGGACACGTCCGCGAGGTCCGACTGGTCTATCTTCCGGAGGGTGAACAACTGGGTCGTGACGGCATACTTGTCCTTGGTTCCGGCCCACGAGACGCGCTCTCTGCTGATTCCCAGCGCGTCCGACAGGCGCTTGGCGAAGTCGTTGGTGTCCCACTCCCGGAGGGTCGCCCTGACCACGAGGTGAGGGTAGGCCCCCGAATCGGCGTCGGCGGGTTCGGCCTCGAAGCGTTCGACCTCCCGGACCCGGAAGTCCTCGGGCGAGGCCCGGAGTCGCCCGCCGGTCCCCTCGCTGTCGCTGACGAAGTGTTCGATGCCGACCGCCTCCTCGACTGGGTACGCCTCGCGCATTCGACCGTGCTTGGTCGCCGGGCCGCTTGTATCTGACTTCTCGGGCCGTCGAATCGGCGCGTTTGCGCGCCAGACTCCGACGCCTCGCGCGACCGACTGTCTCACACGTTCGGGTTCGGCGACCCGAGTAGCGCCTCGTCGGTCTCTCGGGGAAGCGACACGGCGGCGGTCGTGCCGTCCTCGCCGGTCCGGAAGGAGAGGTTGCCCCCGAGGCGTTTCACGCCCCAGTAGGTTATCCAGAGTCCGATGCCGCTTCCGTGTTCGAGTGCGTCCTCTGACCCGCTCCGGAGCGGCGCGAGTTCCTCCTCGGGAATCCCCGGCCCGTCGTCTCGGACCGACACCGCCACCGCGTCGCCGGAGTCCGGTCGCATCGTTACTTCGGCACAGGGGTCCGACGAGTCGTTGTGTTCGAGTGCGTTCTCTACGAGGTTCTGGAGGACTAGCCCGAGCAGGTCGCGGTCGGTGTAGACTCGCGCGTCCTCGTCGGTTTCGACCGAGATGTCTACGGTCGCACCGGGGAACTCGGCTTCGAGGTTGGCCCGAACGTCGGCGACCAACTCCCGAACGTCCACGGTCGCTGGCGAGAACTCCGAGTCAATCACTTGCTCGAAGTCTCGGGCCTTCTCGCCGATACCGGCCAGTCGGTCTCCGGCCTCGGCTATCGTGTTCGCCCACCCGGCCAGCGACTCGTCTTCGGCCGACTCGGCGATGTTCCGTGCGTACCCCTGAATCACGGTCATCTCGTTGCGGAGGTTGTGCCGGAGGACGCGATTGAGGACTTCGAGGCGCTGTCTGTGCTGTCGCTCAGCCGTGATATCCTGAAAGCTGACCGTCTCGCCGACGCGGGTCCCCCGTGGGTCGGTCAGCGACGAGAACGAGAGGACGAACTCGCGGCGCTGGTTGTCGACCGGGAGGGTGACCACCGCTCCGTCGGTGAGGTCCTCGCTATCGAGACCCGAGAGCGTCGTGAGTGTCGACCCGAGCGCCGCCGACTTCTCGGCGTCGAACAGTCGGCGTGCGGAATCGTTGAGGTCGACGACCTGCTCGTTCTTGTCGAGGACGGCAATCGGGGTGTCCAAATCCTCGATGGCGGTCCGCTCGGCGACCCGAAGCGTGGTCGGGTTGCTCTCGAACATGTTCGTCCCGACGAATGCGTAGGCGTCGAGCAGGACGTGAGGCAGGAACAGCACCATGGCGATGTTCGCCTGCGGTATCGGTCCGAGACCGAACAGCCAGACGGTGAGACCGATGCTCGGCGGAATCGGGCTGAGAGCCACCGCGGTCGCCTCGCGTCGGTACAGCGGCCCGTAGCTCGTAATAGTCTCCAACAACAGCAGGAAGCCGATTCCGGTCGTACTCATCCCCATGCCGATACCGAGGTACGCCACCGGCCCGAACGCGTATTCGACGGTCGCGGCCCCGAACGTCGGGAGGATGCGAAAGTCGGTCCAGAGCAGGCCCTGATACTGGTTCGTCACGAGGAGGACCGTGACGAGCGCGGGGACCGACAGGACGAGTCCGAACAGCGGACTTCGAATCCACCCGGCACGACCGGTGTACTCCAGCGCGAACGCGAGGAACAGCGGGCCGAGCCACGTGAACGAAATCCACAGGAGTCCCGTGAACGCCAGTCGGAGCGCCGGGTCGAACACGAACAGCGAGACGCCGTAGATGAGACACGTCATCGCCTGCATGACCAACTGGGCGAAAAACCAGTTCGCGCCCGGCTTCCCGCGGTACTGGTATAGATAGCTGGCGAGAGCGAGTGTGGCGACCCCGGCGAGGAGTGAGCCACCCGACAGCCACGGGATTGCAGTGACCCAGTTCACTGTAATAGTTCCTATGTTTTGCGTACGATAAAAAAGTGGTTTATCCCTGCCGATATATGTTTTGGAAGCTACACGCTTCCCGACTCGGAACGACACCGACAACGTGCCCGGAGCGAGACGACGACCGACGACTCCTTCCGGCGGCCGGATTTTCAGTACAGCGAGAGGTCGCCGGTCACCTTGTCCACGAGGTCGTCGTCGGCCGGGCCGACCGCCAGTGCCGTGACCGTGCCGGGGTCGAGTTGAGTGTGGCCGGCGTCCCGGATAATCGCGTTCGGCAGACCCTCGGCGCGGGCCTTCTCGGCGAGTTCGAACAGTTGGCTCTCGCCGCTTCCCTTCAGGACGACTTTCTTCTGGCCCTCGCCCTTCCACCGCTTCCGGGCTTTGGTGCCGGCGTCCTCGTAGGCCGACAGCGAGGCGTGTGCGACCTGTGCGGCGAGTTTCCCCTGTCCCATGCCGATGTCGGTGCGGGCGACGATGGCCTGCTTCATGCGACGAAATCTGAGACGATGGCGTATAGATGTACTGCTCTGCGGACCGCCACGTTTTACCTCCCTCCCGCCAGTGCTACAGGTATGATACTCTCCGACGCCGACATCCTCGACCGGATGGAGGCCGGCGACCTCGTGGTCGAACCGCTAGACGACCCCGACCTCCAGATTCAGCCAGCGAGCGTGGACTTGCGACTCGGCCGGGAGTTCTTGGAGTTCAAGCGCACCAACATCCCCTGCATCCACCCCGACAGCGAACAGGAGGTCTCCGAGTACGTCACCGAGACCACGGTCGAGGAGGGCGACGAGTTCATCCTCCACCCCGGCGACTTCGTGCTGGGCACGACCAAAGAGCGCGTCGAGATTCCCGCCGACCTCATCGCCCACGTCGAGGGTCGGTCGTCGTTCGGCCGCCTCGCGGTGGTCATCCACGCCACGGCGGGCGTCGTGGACCCCGGCTACTGCGGGCAGATAACCCTCGAACTCTCGAATCTGGGCACCGCGCCCGTGGCGCTCACGCCGGACACTCGCATCTCCCAACTCATCTTCACCGAACTCAAGCGCCCGGCGGAGCGACCGTATGGCTCCGAGCGCGGGTCGAAGTATCAGGACCAGTCCGGGCCGCAGGCCTCGCGCATCGGCGGCGACGACGAGTTCGGCGGCGACCAGAAACCGGGTGCGGGTAAATGAGGTTCGCCGAGGAAATCGTCGTCGAGGAGTTCCTGCCGACGGTGCGGTCGATGCTGGCCGAGGAACTCCGGAATCGCGGCCTGACCCAGAGCGAGGTCGCCGACCTGCTGGGAATCAGCCAGAGCGCCGTCTCGAAGTACGCCAACGGTGAAGTCGAGCGCAACGACCGGTTCCTCGAAGACGAGCGCGTCCAGAATCTGGTCACGCGAATCAGCGGCGGACTGGCCGACGAGACCATGAGTCCGGTCGAGGCCCTCATCGAAATCGAGGTTCTCATCCGGCGACTGGAGGACCGCGACCTCATCGCCGAGATTCACGAGCGAGAGATGCCCGAACTCTCGGGTCACGGCGGCGACTTCAACGTCCACGACCCCGACAGCGAACTCCGCGTCACAGAGCGCGTCCGGTCGTCGCTCCGGCGCGGCCTGACCATCGTGGAGAGCGCCAGCGGGTTCGCCTCGCTCATTCCGGCGGTCGGGTCGAACCTGTGTGAATGCACCCCCGACGCCGACGGCATCGACGACGTGGCGGGCGTGCCGGGCAGAATCTTCGACGTGAAAGGGCAGGCGACCATCCCCTCTGACCCCGAGTTCGGCGTGAGCGAACACGTCGCGTCCCTCCTGCTGTCTGCGCGGCGCAACGGTGCGGACGTTCGCGCCGGCCTCAACATCCGCTACGACGCCGACATCGTGTCCGCGCTGGAGGACGCCGGCCACGAGACCGTCGAGTTCGACGCCGAGTACGACGACCTCGACGCGGTGGTCGGGGCGGCGCTCCGCGAGAATCCGGATGCGACCGTCCTCTACCACACCGGCGGCTACGGCGTCGAACCCATCGTCTACCTGCTGGGCGAGGACGCCGAGGCGGTCGCCGAGATGGCTCGGGACCTGCTCTGACTCAGCTCTGGGGCCGGTTCCGCAGTAGAATCTCGCCCTCCTCGATTTCGTCTATCCAGTCGGATTCGAGCGCGTAGGCGTCGTCGTCGTCGGCCTCGTGGCTCCCCCAGTCGAGTTTGGCCTTTAGCTCCTCGGTCAGACTGGGTTCGGGTTCGACGTAGGCCTCGCCGTCGCGGACCTCCACGACGACGCCGATTTTCTCGCGGTCGGCGTCGAACACGGAGGCTCCTTCGTCGTCTTCGGTGAACTCCATGCCTTCTGTTCGACGGACTCGGGGAAGACGGCTACGGCCGCGAACGTGCAAGCGGTCTCACCCAGAAAATGTATTTCTTTGTTTAAAATAGGTGTAGTTGTCTTAGAAGAACCTAAACGTTTCTCGACATGGGTGGAATCGCTCGTCACCCGATGCAGTAATCCACATCGAGCGACGGTCTCAGCGGTCGGTCACGGCGGCGTTGCGAGGAGGTCGTCGGGTTCGTCGGTGGCATCAGTCTCGGTAGCGTCTGTCCCGGCGTCGGCGCTCGGTTCGGAATGGTCCGCTTCGACCTCGGTCTCCGCGCTCGCCGTCTCGAACGAATCGAGGAGGTCGGTCAACTCGTCGGCCCGGTCGGCCAACTCGGCCACTCCCTCGGTGGCCTCGCCGAGGGCGTCGGTCTGGCGTTCGGCGGCGGCCGCGACGGTCTGGGCTTCGGCGGTGGTCTCCTCGCTGATGGCCGACACCTCCTCGACCATCGCCACGACTGACCGGGCCGACTCGGCCTGTCGCTCGGTCGCCGCGCTCATCTCCTGTAGGTCGTCGTCGGTCTCGGCCACCCCGTCTACGACCGCCTCGAAGGCCTCGACCGCTTCGGCGACCGTTTCCGTGCCCTCGGCCACCTTGCGGCGGGTCTCGCGGATGCCCGCCATCGTCTCGTCGGTCTGGTCGCGCACCCGGTCGATGGAGGACTCGATGTCGTCGGTCGCGTCCTGCGTCTGGTCGGCCAACGCCTTGACCTCCTCGGCGACCACCGCGAACCCGCTTCCGGCATCCCCGGCGCGGGCGGCCTCGATGGAGGCGTTGAGCGCCAGCACGTGGGTCTGCTCGGCGATGTCGGTGATGAACTCGGTCACGTCCTCGATGTCGGCGACCAGCGCGTGCAGTTGTTCGACCGACTCGACGGTCTGCTGGGTCTGGGCCTCGATTTCGTCCAGTTCGCGCACGACAGATGCCGTGGCCTCCCGGCCGTCTTGGCCGCGACTCGCCACGCGCTCGGCACGGACTGCGGCGTCGTCCGCGGCGGTCGAGACCTCCTCGACCGTCGCGGTCAGGTCGTTCATCTCGCCCACGACCGACTGGAGGTGGTCGCTCTGGTCGGCCGCGCCCTCCGAAATCTGGGCCACCGACTCGCTCACGTCCTCACCAGTCGCCGACACCTCGGCCACGGTGTCGCTGACGACCTCGCTCTCGTCGGCCACCGTCCGACCGAACTCCCTGACCGACCGCAGGGTGGCCTCCCACTCGGCCACCATCTCGTTGAACGCCCCCGCGATGTCGGCCATCGCCTCGCTCCGGTCGTCTCCGTCCATCCGTGCGGTCAGGTCGCCCTCGGCGCAGGCGGCCATCACGTCCCGGTACTCCTCGGCGGTGGCTTCGAGGCTGGCCGATAGCTCCTCGGCCTCGGCGCGGGCCTGTTCTGCCTCTCGGCGCTCGCGCTCGACGGCCTCGCGGGCGTCCTCAGCTTTTTCGCGGGCCGATTCGGCTTCGGCGCGGGCGTGTTCTGTACGCTCGATTTTCTCCCGGAGCGACCGGCGCATGCTGTCGAACGCGCCGTAGAGTCGGCCGAACTCGTCGATGCGCTCGGTTTCGAGTTCGGCGTCGAGATTCCCGGCTTCCATCCGCTCGGCCTTCGCCGTCAAATCTTCGAGCGTCCGGGTCTGTCGTCGTCCGAACCAGATCGCAGAGACGCCGAGGACCGCCAGCGTGGCCAGCACGGTCGCCCCGAGACTGGTCCCCACGCTGTCGCGGATGCTGTACGCGCTCGATTTCGGCGCGTAGGTCAACACCGCCCAGTCGGCGTGTTCGACCGGCGCGTACCCGACGACGGCCGAGGAGCCGGTGGCAAAGCCGGCGGTCGAGTTCCGGGTCTCCCCATAGAGCGCAGTCGGGGAGATGCCGGGGTCGCTGGCGTTGGCGCGACTCGCCAGCACGGTGCCCCCGCTGGCGTTGACGATGCGAGTGTATCCGCCCGCAGTCGTCTGGTGGAAGTCGTTGACGCGGGTTTCCAGACTCGCCACGACGACGACGGCGTGGGCGGTGTTGCTCGGCGGCGCGCTGACGAACGCGACCACCGGCGCGTCGGCGACCGGCGAGCGATAGGGTTGGCTGGCGACGTGAACCGTCGAAGTCTCGTCGGTCGTGGCGTCTACCTCCTTGCCCGCCCACGTCGCCCCCAGTCCCTCGGCGGTCCGGTTCACGACGGTCCGGTTCGTGCTGGCGAGAATCTCGCCCGAACTCACGTTGACGTAGTGGACCGCCGCGATGGCTTCGCTCTCGGAGGGTCGCTGGCTCATCAGGTAGAGGTCGATGGCCGACACGTCGCCGTTCTGGAACTGCTTGGCCTGCGAGAGCGTCCGGGTCTGTCTGCTCAGGCCGGTTATCCAACTGTCGAGACCGTCGGCCTGCAACTCGGCGGTCGAGACGAGTCGGTTTTGGACCTGCGTTTCGAGTCGTTGCTGGGTCTGAGCGTAGCTAACCGCGCCGACCAGTCCCGCTACCAGCATGACCACCAGCACCCCCATGAAGAACTTGCGGGCGTGGCGCTTTCGGATTCGGTCGGGAACGACAGCCGAGAAGTCCATCCCTTGCACCCACCTGCCGATGCGCTTCATTGGGAAACTCTCCATAACACCGATACTTAAATTCCCAGAGTATATAGGGAATATAGAAAAACATAGTCGATAATTTGTCGGGGATAGAAGGCTTGTTTCTCCGGAACCGCGGAAAAATAATACGTATTCTGATTACTCTGCCCTACGGTTTAGTTCCCGGCCGTCATCGTACCTGCATGGCGACCGACGCGACGACGGCGGCACAGCAGTTCTACGGTCGGTGGGCCGACCTCTACGACGCTCTCGCTCGCTCGACGCCGGGTCTCGGACGACTGCGGGACCGGGCGGCCGACGCGCTCGAACTCGACCCCGGCGACACGGTTGTCGAGATGGGGTGTGGCACCGGCGCGAACTTCCCGCACCTCCGGGAGCGAGTCGGTCCCGAGGGCCGGGTCGTAGGCGTGGACTTCACGCAGGGAATGGTGGCCCGCGCTCGGGACCGAATCGACCGCGAGGACTGGCGGAACGTCCACCTCGTGCGGGGTGACGCGACCCAAATCGAGTTTCGGGAACCGCCGGACGCCATTCTGGCCACCTTCGTCGTCGGGATGCTCGGCGACCCCGCTGGGGCCGTGAACCGGTGGGCCGACAGACTCGCGCCCGGCGGCCGCCTCGCGCTCCTCGACGCGGCCCAGACGACGCGCTGGTTCGGGTGGCCGGTGAATCAGGCGTTCCGCGGACTGGTCGTGGCCTCGTCGCCGACCGGGATGCAGGGCTACGAGCGAGCGCCGTGGTTGGTGCTGGACCAGCGAGTCGCCGAAGCACGCCGGGCGCTCCGGGCACGGGCCGACGAGACGACCCACAGCGAACACGCGCTTGGGGTGGTCCGGATTACCGGCGGGCGAATCGACTGACCGGAGACGACTCGCCGCGGGAAAAGCCAGTTTGGGAGTAGTGATTCGGGGATACCAGCCCCTGACGACCGCTCTCGTGCCAGAGTCGCGGTGTCGGCGGTTCGGATTTCGGAGGTCCGGAGCATAAACGGTCGCTATCGAACAGACTCGTCTGTCAGAAAGCGCGCCGGCGCTCGGGAGTCAGTCGTACAGTTCGGCGTGGTCCTCGCAGAACGCCGGGTCCCGCAGTTGCGCCTCGATTACGCCCGGTTGCCGGTGGGGGTTCGAGAGGCGACACTCGTCGTCGCAGAAGCCCTCGCCGGTCCGCCAGCAGTGGACCGCCTGCAGG
This genomic window contains:
- a CDS encoding DNA-directed RNA polymerase subunit P, translating into MSYKCSRCKRDVELDEYGGVRCPYCGHRVLLKERSRDVKEIGVN
- a CDS encoding 50S ribosomal protein L37ae, whose protein sequence is MAEGTKSRTGSAGRFGARYGRVARKRVADIESDMNDDHTCPDCGSDAVDRQGTGIWQCGQCGYKYAGGTYRPETPAGRTVKRSIRAALGEDEE
- a CDS encoding DUF2103 domain-containing protein, which encodes MDCRQCASPLERPGDYCLVCRTPNADAVVLELDRDHATLTMLDDEEVVGATDITTTPEDGGEAGVVELRNFAGRVADEVRRKRPEEVYAAGDRQVLRAARGQLHHSFYRISDGDDDPVEAVLARRGDRALEVVEASPAEKLGGSHSTLIGNRAGRKAIQTVAGHPHVKKIIPGPIDAGGSGSRTGVRAKATRADENGNVRLLLRDGSSVQENRVVTTAMDRERGERVRADLNDALAEAELQ
- a CDS encoding zinc ribbon domain-containing protein, with amino-acid sequence MTYGNRSERLQREIDDAIADGWRIESETPERVVLVKRNLGSIGVHLILAVLTGWWSFGVVNLVYGAYKYLNDSQRRVLRDGAACPECGASVAPNASYCQNCGTGLDSEAVGFGTDAATETETTRRE
- the truD gene encoding tRNA pseudouridine(13) synthase TruD — translated: MREAYPVEEAVGIEHFVSDSEGTGGRLRASPEDFRVREVERFEAEPADADSGAYPHLVVRATLREWDTNDFAKRLSDALGISRERVSWAGTKDKYAVTTQLFTLRKIDQSDLADVSIYDADIEVVGRAGRGLEFGDLAGNEFEIVVSDPERPENAEEIRDELEDWAGEPLGVPNFFGQQRFGSRRPVTHEVGLHVVRREWEEAVRAYAGNPYDTEPEGSQQARREVEEAFEARDWQSALDAIPPRLGFERSMLNSLVESGGDSPEDFRTALEAVPSNLQRLFVNAAQSFAFNRILSERLSRGLPFDRPVAGDVACFAEEVDGVTVPDPDREQRVTERRVETVARHCERDRAFVTAPLVGTETELADGEPGEIEREVLDELNLAPEDFDLPGEFHSTGTRRAIVVRTDLEIEQNPLTFDFALPKGSYATVVLREFMKGDPADE
- a CDS encoding histidine kinase N-terminal 7TM domain-containing protein; translated protein: MNWVTAIPWLSGGSLLAGVATLALASYLYQYRGKPGANWFFAQLVMQAMTCLIYGVSLFVFDPALRLAFTGLLWISFTWLGPLFLAFALEYTGRAGWIRSPLFGLVLSVPALVTVLLVTNQYQGLLWTDFRILPTFGAATVEYAFGPVAYLGIGMGMSTTGIGFLLLLETITSYGPLYRREATAVALSPIPPSIGLTVWLFGLGPIPQANIAMVLFLPHVLLDAYAFVGTNMFESNPTTLRVAERTAIEDLDTPIAVLDKNEQVVDLNDSARRLFDAEKSAALGSTLTTLSGLDSEDLTDGAVVTLPVDNQRREFVLSFSSLTDPRGTRVGETVSFQDITAERQHRQRLEVLNRVLRHNLRNEMTVIQGYARNIAESAEDESLAGWANTIAEAGDRLAGIGEKARDFEQVIDSEFSPATVDVRELVADVRANLEAEFPGATVDISVETDEDARVYTDRDLLGLVLQNLVENALEHNDSSDPCAEVTMRPDSGDAVAVSVRDDGPGIPEEELAPLRSGSEDALEHGSGIGLWITYWGVKRLGGNLSFRTGEDGTTAAVSLPRETDEALLGSPNPNV
- the pth2 gene encoding peptidyl-tRNA hydrolase Pth2 yields the protein MKQAIVARTDIGMGQGKLAAQVAHASLSAYEDAGTKARKRWKGEGQKKVVLKGSGESQLFELAEKARAEGLPNAIIRDAGHTQLDPGTVTALAVGPADDDLVDKVTGDLSLY
- the dcd gene encoding dCTP deaminase yields the protein MILSDADILDRMEAGDLVVEPLDDPDLQIQPASVDLRLGREFLEFKRTNIPCIHPDSEQEVSEYVTETTVEEGDEFILHPGDFVLGTTKERVEIPADLIAHVEGRSSFGRLAVVIHATAGVVDPGYCGQITLELSNLGTAPVALTPDTRISQLIFTELKRPAERPYGSERGSKYQDQSGPQASRIGGDDEFGGDQKPGAGK
- a CDS encoding thiamine-phosphate synthase family protein, translated to MRFAEEIVVEEFLPTVRSMLAEELRNRGLTQSEVADLLGISQSAVSKYANGEVERNDRFLEDERVQNLVTRISGGLADETMSPVEALIEIEVLIRRLEDRDLIAEIHEREMPELSGHGGDFNVHDPDSELRVTERVRSSLRRGLTIVESASGFASLIPAVGSNLCECTPDADGIDDVAGVPGRIFDVKGQATIPSDPEFGVSEHVASLLLSARRNGADVRAGLNIRYDADIVSALEDAGHETVEFDAEYDDLDAVVGAALRENPDATVLYHTGGYGVEPIVYLLGEDAEAVAEMARDLL
- a CDS encoding methyl-accepting chemotaxis protein, with the protein product MESFPMKRIGRWVQGMDFSAVVPDRIRKRHARKFFMGVLVVMLVAGLVGAVSYAQTQQRLETQVQNRLVSTAELQADGLDSWITGLSRQTRTLSQAKQFQNGDVSAIDLYLMSQRPSESEAIAAVHYVNVSSGEILASTNRTVVNRTAEGLGATWAGKEVDATTDETSTVHVASQPYRSPVADAPVVAFVSAPPSNTAHAVVVVASLETRVNDFHQTTAGGYTRIVNASGGTVLASRANASDPGISPTALYGETRNSTAGFATGSSAVVGYAPVEHADWAVLTYAPKSSAYSIRDSVGTSLGATVLATLAVLGVSAIWFGRRQTRTLEDLTAKAERMEAGNLDAELETERIDEFGRLYGAFDSMRRSLREKIERTEHARAEAESAREKAEDAREAVERERREAEQARAEAEELSASLEATAEEYRDVMAACAEGDLTARMDGDDRSEAMADIAGAFNEMVAEWEATLRSVREFGRTVADESEVVSDTVAEVSATGEDVSESVAQISEGAADQSDHLQSVVGEMNDLTATVEEVSTAADDAAVRAERVASRGQDGREATASVVRELDEIEAQTQQTVESVEQLHALVADIEDVTEFITDIAEQTHVLALNASIEAARAGDAGSGFAVVAEEVKALADQTQDATDDIESSIDRVRDQTDETMAGIRETRRKVAEGTETVAEAVEAFEAVVDGVAETDDDLQEMSAATERQAESARSVVAMVEEVSAISEETTAEAQTVAAAAERQTDALGEATEGVAELADRADELTDLLDSFETASAETEVEADHSEPSADAGTDATETDATDEPDDLLATPP
- a CDS encoding class I SAM-dependent methyltransferase; amino-acid sequence: MATDATTAAQQFYGRWADLYDALARSTPGLGRLRDRAADALELDPGDTVVEMGCGTGANFPHLRERVGPEGRVVGVDFTQGMVARARDRIDREDWRNVHLVRGDATQIEFREPPDAILATFVVGMLGDPAGAVNRWADRLAPGGRLALLDAAQTTRWFGWPVNQAFRGLVVASSPTGMQGYERAPWLVLDQRVAEARRALRARADETTHSEHALGVVRITGGRID